The sequence ATCCACGACGCACTAATAACGGCGATACAAAAGAGAAATCAGTTCTTGAAGCTAAATCTATTAACTTTTTCGAAAAATGAAATGTGTAGGTTTtataagttttctcctaagtcaagtccCATGTTCAGCATGTCGTAAACATATAAAATCATAACAGAAGTTCCGAATTCAGATTTTAACTAATAACATGCAAtttcatgaattcgagctactaatAGGATAATCAATATAACACTATGCATGTTGAAATCTCTATAATTTAGGAGGAATTCTGAAGACTTCGATTaatattaacccacctcaagtgCTGATCCAACCACGGAGCGAAGGACTCGAGAACCAACAACTCGAACAACCTCCATAGCCCTTCTGGACTCTTCAGCCGCAGGTTCTGGATGCCCAAATCTCGAGTCCAAATCTGGCCATTGTCAGCTCCAAGTCTGCTTGAGTTCAACTTGGAATTTTGCTTAATCCTGGGTTTAAAGTTAGGAAGACTTCACTAAACTTATCCCTTGTAGTGTAGAGGATTGAAGTGAACTAATCCTCAGCTCCCTCACAAGATTGAGCTCCCAAAAAAGCCACGAAGTTCCTCCCTTGCAATTGGATCCAGAAAGGAGAGTCCAGATCAGGATCCAGAATTCCAGCATTGAAGCACTCCACTCAAATAAGCTAGAATCCGAGAATTCTTACTTATAAATCCAGTGGAGAGGAGTCTAAAACATCGAGAGATGAGGGAAGGATCAAACCAAATCCAGTAATTAGCTCTCCACCAAAATCTAGATTCAAAATCCCaataatttcatcaaaaacctcaAAAACTGCATCTAAAGCTCAAATAACTCAAAATCTGAATTACACTCACCTTCAAATCTGAAAATTTGAGTGAGAGAAGCTCCAAAACCAGAGATGCAAAGTGGGGGAaacaaatccaaatccgaaaatCCAACAATTACCAGGATCGGATCAAGAAAATCCTataaatccaccaaaaatcccaATTTCAGCTCAATTTACTCAGATTCGAGTAAATTTCATCAATTCAATAATACTAACCTGGATTATTTGGTGTTAGAATTGTTCCACACACTCCTCCTTAGGTCTATTATCCACTAGTTAGCCTTCCCACAGCAGCCGGATACATCCAAGAGACAGAACACCAAGTTTCCTCCAAGGTTGATGCTGAAATTCTGCTGCAATCTTTATGCTCCAATGCAAAAAGATGGATTTTAAGGAGTCGGGGAAGATTTGGTGAGGAACTTTGGAGTTGGCTCTGaaggagagaagaaaagagtCCTCAGCGGTCGTCCAAATGCTTTTATAGAGGAGTTGGTTAGGTGAAATAAGCCACAAGAACAACAAAGGCTATCCTGCACTGTAGTTGAAATCCCTagattcgggcgccctaaacccagAAGTGGGTGCCTAGTTCTGCCCCTGACCATACTCCAGAAAAGTGGGCTCAGCTGTAGGGCGGTCCAATACTCCCTATCCGGTTCCAGCGGATCACACCTCCCACAAGATACGTGTGAACATGTTCGATATTCACGAGGGAGAAATCAGACTCAACTTTCGGACGCCCTAAACTGGATTCAAAATGACTGCAATAACACATACTACACAACACTCCGAATCTGGGAGCCCTAaacaacttctgggcgccctaaactggTAGAACTTCAGTTTTGAATTATTTGAGTGTGCTGAGTCCGTTTTTGTGTCCATTTTGTGCCAAAAAGACTACGACCCGTCCCGACACTCTACAAATGTGTCGAGTGGTCGCTGATACTGCAGTCATTTCAACAGCTAAGCCCCAGGGACGCTACACCATCATAACTGATCTCTAAATTACAAGGCATAGGCTATATTTATAACCTTCAAAGgataatcctaatttaattcaaattccatTATTTTAGGGATCTTTCCTAATTcaaatatatctaaaaaaacCTAAACTATATTCCtaatttttagagatatattccATATggtaaattctaaaaaaaaatctttaaaaccgactaaaacaaattaacaaacaaaataattccaaaaattagaaaaaaaattaaaacctaaaCGACTCAATCAATCCTAATGCAAAAATTGACTCAAGTAAATAACAGATGACTCAACCGAACCCTCTTTGAATTTGGTTCTACATCATGCGCTTCCGCTCCACAGGATCTCGTCCTCGAGATTAACATAATtagaagaagaagttgagaGCACCTAACCATGATGCAGATATGATGATGCAGTTCGATGCTTGAATGTCGTATAATCTTTATTAACACCATCTCAATCATGAGTGTTGTTTAAAACTCAACTTGTGGTCGAAGAATGGTCTTCGGCAGTGGTAATAGAGGTGGAATAATAGGCGCTCCCTTAATTTGCGTAGATTGCTCTAAAGTTTGTGGAGTCGACGAAGGTGGTGAAGAGTCGGACATGATTAGATGAGGCTGCATCCACTTCGGCTTCTTAACTCTTGGAAACATAGCATATTGAATGCTGTTATCATGAAAAATATGCTTATTTTCCTCCAAGGCTAGAAAAGCATTTTTTGATTCATGCTATGGTTGTCTAAGTATTATCTCACCTCTCAATATTAACCATTACAATTTCCTCCTGGTATTCGTCTTGCATCGTGAGTATGCCGAATTTAATATATTTGGATTTGATAACAGTTCCATCATAAGACACAAGATAAGGAGATGAACAACAACACGaaagaatatttaaatttctaccaaATTTCTTGAAATAAGATTATGAGAGAACTGATGATTAATTTGTACTCGACAAGCAACACCATCATATCTCATAGCAGTTTTGAAATAAGaagtaaaagaaatagaatTCATGTTTTGTGGGAGGGTATTTTGAACAGATTGAGGTGTAATAGGAGGTAAGGACGGGACGGAGTCGCAGAAGTTCCAGATATTAGGGAAGAGCCCGTGGACGATGGAGGTTTAGAATGAATTAGGTTTTCAAGTAGTTGTTTGATTTTCGCTACTTGTTGGTTAGTCGATTGCAAATTAGTTTCTAACTTTTCAAAACGAGTGTTgctagaaaatttaaaattttcaagcaTTGAACTAAGTTCTATGTTTGTTggcattttgaaaattaatttattcatcaactttgctctgataccaaaattgatGCAGGACAAATTAAGAAAACCCTTATCTATCTTGCAAGTGATGAGCCCAAAATcaatttaaaccaaatttagaattttctaaatttttttgattagttttcagatttttttttaaatttataaaagaattaatgaatttttaaattaattttcgtaattttaaaaaaggaaaaataaaaaaagtagtaCGGCTCTAGTAAGAAGGTTTTGacgattttcttttattttgtaatttttttaaaaaatattaagagaaaatcaaagaaaatagCTAATAATAGGAAAAGCAAATTTAGAAGAAGGATAAGAGAGAAATAGgggaaaggagaaaagaagaaaaagagaaaaagagaaaaggaagatAGAGCCTCTTAGGAAGAAGAATTTTGCCGGCGCACACGACGGAGAAGGGGAGGGGGAAGAAGATATCATGATCGCAGTCAAAACACAAACCCAATTTTAGTCCATTATAACTCGGCTCTAAATTACAAGGCATAGGATATATTTATAACCTTCAAAGgataatcctaatctaattcaaattccattatttatatctaaaaaaaacccaaactatatccctaatttttagagatatattccatatgataaatcctaaaaaaaaatctttaaaactGATTAAAACAaattagcaaataaaataatttcgaaaattagaaaaaaataattgaaaccTAAACAACTCAATCAACCCTAATGCAAAAGTTGacgcaaataaataaaagatgacTCGGCCGAACCCTCTTTGAATTTGGTTCTGCATCGGTCCGGCTATTATAGTCTTATGAGTATGATAGagttcgtactcataagtcattttcgatgatagatcttccgaatcaacgatccatattGTTAAGCATTATCTAAACCATTTTAAAATTGTAGAAatgaaatttcataatttttcgacatcatgtACCTtccgatcaaaagatctcaaagttGACAACTTTTAATGGCTGATATAGGATAGTTGCTAGCTTAACAATGTAAAATAAtcgaaatcagttgaatttttgatagaaaattttattcactatctagattaagatcaatgactccaatcttaaattaaagaatcTGATCCTCTAATTTTAGGAGGTTGTTTGATTTTGactattcattttatatccgctcgatggattttattataatttaaaaaaattatgaaatttggtttcttaaatttatatatttatattcgttttttttattaagaataGCAAGTGAAGGAAGAAATCACTCGTGGGATTGCCGCAGCTGTGGtcatcttctacttcttctGTTTGAATCATACTATATCCCTTtccaataattttttctattctcAACTTTTGTtaagattttagttttataatcACTAAACTATGTTAATCATTAAACTTTATATCTATGCATTGGTAttgaacaaattattttttattattatttcaattgTTTTGCTGTAATGGATAAGAATTGGATGACCAACCTAGAAATGgtgatgaattttattttaaaatttaaattcaaaataagagtttgagtttgaaatttaaaatttttaaattcaaaatttgaatctaaatttaatatttaaaactttgaatttagaatatggatttaaattgaaaatttgaattcaaattttaaaattaaatttaaaattgaattcaTAATCTAATTacgaatttaaaattcaaatttgactttgaaatttgatttaatttaaatttctaatctggatttgaatttaaaatttgaaatcaaattaatttccatttcaaattaaatttaaatttaaaatttaatttcaaattaaatttgaatttgacaattcagattttaaatttgagttcaaaattaaaatataaaattgaatttgaaattcaaattcaaaatctaaatttgaaattgaattcaaacttgaattaaaaatctaaacttGAATATGAAAATAGAatgcaaaatatgaatttaaaatctaaatttagaattgaaattgaatttaaaatgttaatttattatttggattttaaaaattaataaatttttaattagatttgaaaataaGAGTAATTTGAAAACCTTTATAGATTCCGGCACTTGAGAATAAGAGATGCCCGCTCCCCCCTCCCGGGCCTCCTCGTTAATAAAGATTCTTTCTTTTTGAGGGACTCTTTCCGTCGGAATAAAAAATTTCCGACGGGATTACTAATTCTATTTCTttcggaataaaaaattttagactgGATTGCTAACCAACAGTATCCAAGTGCTGTCATTtgtataaaattcaaaataatctaaTATAGATAGTGCGAATCAAATGTGTGCCTGCGAATCAAATGTGTGCCTTGTGCGCCCCAAGAGCTATGCATCCCGTACACATCGAGAttagtgtaaatcttacacccttTCAATCCAATCAAACGCCActattttctacttttttacTAAAATGTTAATATGATTACAGAAAAAAGTGAGAACTTGAATGAACTATGCAACTAACCTGTTCTAAACCTTTGACCAGCGGAAGCCGGGTTCGGCGTCATAGCAGAAATGAAAGGCATGTCGAATTTCTCGAACCAGTAAGGAGTAGGGACAGTCCCCACACAGAAACTGAAGAAACCAGCTGGAGTACGAAACCTAAATAAGAATATTGGTAATCAAAGTGAAACAGCTCCAACAAGAGTCGACACAAATTTAGCTTCCAAACAGGCCATGAGAGAAGAATTAGAGGTTGTCATGAGCGGCATCCCGTTCCACCATCACAACAATGTGGATAACCAAAGTAGtaagaagaagaacaaaaggaagaggaagaaagtagaggaggaagaggaaaaggagatAGTGAAGAAGGAGAAATCGACGGTGAGCATCGCAGTTGCTGCCTCCATCATCGACAACACTCAATCCCTCGAACTTGCCACCCGCGTATGTAGTTGTAGTTACTTTATGGGCATTCTGTTTCATGGTTTTGTTGTATAATACTATTTTGAAAATGCTCTTATGGCTTCTTGTCAATGAAGAACATTATGTTCCAAGTTGCCCATGAATCTGGAATCTAGGATGAGGCCTTTAACGCTCCCGACCAGAGTTACACGATaacaagctttttttttttattttttttattttaagtgtTATGTGATTATTGTAATGTTACTTCCGTTGAATTATTCTTGTGCTCAGCTGGCAGGTCAAGTTGCTCGTGCCGCCACCATCTTCTGCATCGATGAGGTCAGATTTTCTCTTGGGTACTTTTATGAACACTTTGTCATTCCATATAGCTGTGAATTTGATATTACAACCAAGGATAAAATGCGGAAAACTACTCTTGAAATATCACCAGCTGCACAATACCCCATTGATAATCAAAAGTTGAAACCTGCAGAAAACTTCTTCAACCCCTTTCACCGTATCACTTATTTGGGTGGAATTATTGAGTAGCCACCAACTATAGTTCAAAATTGGTgctatttttgttaattttgtttggttgaatgAAGGTGGAAAAGATAAAGTGACATTCCAAATGTATAAATACCAAGTCCAATTGTAAGATTTTGAGTTCACTTTAAAGCCAAGTACTTGGAACTTCACTTTTCCACTTCcagttaaaaaaacaaaacactcCCTCAACCAGTTTTCTTCCGGTACGGTTCTATTgaaatatataacaaattatTCAATAAAGTTTAGACACTAAAAGTGCTCTTCATCTTTCTCAATCCTTTTCCTATCCTTGGTCAGAGGTGCAATTTTGTCATCTTACCCAACGCTTACATTGCGGCCTtccaaaaagatttttttataaaatcaaGAAAATCAGAGTGTATTTTGTAGGTATTGATTATCAAGGAGAGTATTATGCAATTCACAAAATTTCTAGGggtttttctttgcttttaagCGACAAACTATtcaaagagaatttttttttttttttttctatgcaaGCAGGTGGTGGTATTTGATAACCAAGCTACACCAGATGATGATTCTATACCTACAGTAATGAAGAACGGCAATGAGGATGAGAGCAGTGCGCATTTTCTTGTGAGGATTTTGCGGTACTTGGATACACCACAATATCTTAGGCGTAGGCTCTTTCCAATGCACAAAAGCTTACGGTTTGTGGTAGGGAACTTTTTCAATGCATGTTAACTTAATAGCTTTCGTTTGTTTTGCATTTCTATTTACTCATTTCATAGtattgtttaaaaattttacttaacatgGCTTGTTTGCTTTGCCAGATTTCTATTTACtttatatagaattttatttgacaGGGCCTACTTCCCCCTCTTGATGCTCCTCACCATGTGCGCAAGCATGAATGGTCTCTGTATCGTGAAGGTAATGTCTTTTTTAGCTGCTAACTTTTTTTTCGAGAAAATTTTTAGCTTCCTACTATTTGATTTAGTAAGAAGGGATAGAGTTATTTGGAGTACAGATTGGAGTTTTTATTGGGCTTAGAATTCTATTATGGGAAGGATATAAGCAGTTGTACCTTTCGTCCTATCTAGCACATGTTACACTCTCAACAAGGACTTGAGACTTTGCAGAGCAAGTAACTAATCATGATTGAGTAGTGTCTGCAATTAGTATGATGTGCTGGCATACTTTAGGAGGGAACTGGATTACTGGAGTAGTTTGTCTAAGAagattttgcttttctttttgatttatcATTGGTTAGAGCTGGATTGTTGGTCGCTTGCTACTTTCTCTTGGTAATAAGGTCACGAAAAATGGAAACGGGAGTACTATGTTACTTGGCATTTTTTGGTAGCTTTATGCTTATTGGTATCATTAGTACTGTTCAATATTGTAACACTGTCCCTATCTctggttttctttttatttctagcGTATGAATGGAACATAACCTCCTGACGTCTTTATGTCAAGTCAACTTGACTAACTTTCGAGTTGAATTGTTTTGGGCTTGTTAATTTTCAATCTATTGCTTGGTAATTTAGTCGATTTACTTCTAAACTTATTTGTCTCCTCCTTTTCTAGGGCTCAACTTTACTTTCTTCTCTGCAAAAGATGGAAATTAAACATTTGTTCGAGCTCGTGTATGTGGATTCTAATTGTTTGTTTAGCTCTATTACAAAATTCATGTCAAATAAATTATGCCATGACCTGGCCTTTCTCATTATTTCATGCCCATACTATaagcccccgtttggttcggggttaagaaaaagtagctattccagggatagggttaagttcaggattaaaatggtgttaaaatttttttgtgtttggttggaggttggagttagtctaggatagtgaaaaaaagtgtttggttggagtaggtgggataagaagataatgattgataaagaagaaaaaggtgagaactcgggatgcgtgcggggttaaagttgggagggggagtggggttaatgattgataaagaaaaaaaaggtgagggcttgggatgcgtgcggggttaaagttgggagggggagtggggttagtaaaccccactaacccggttTAGGATGGGGTTACCaaaagagtggtgtttgggtataaattggggtttaaggggttattccaccccttaacccccaaccaaacggtggctaaaTGAGTGATGAAActcttgtttttaatttttaagtgtTAATACTACCTCCATTTGGAGGATTCGTAGATTTGGATTGCCTGCAAATTGAGATCTATCTCATTCAGTAGAGCAGCTTATAACAATATAGCTACTGGTTCAGTGTTTAAAAAGTGCCTGCAAATTGATTCGCCTAGGGCCTGCAAATTGGGATCTATCTCTGCCTTTGTTTTTTTCATTGTTTAAAAAGCACGCCTAACGCATGCCTCTGTGCCTAGGCACAGGGCCCACCTACCTGTAGGTAGCCCCTAGGCGAGGCGCTAGGAATTGGCAAGGTGCATTTTGAGAATATTGGGTTTGGGTCCATCTTTATTGGGTTTAAACAAATGAGAAACTTTAATCGCTAAATTACTATGTTGAGAAACCCTAAAGTTAAGTGGGTTTGGTTATCTCTGCTCGCCCTCTCTTTTCGATCTATCTCGTagtcgctctctctctcttgcttgcCTCTATTCTTTCTTTCCTCCGCTCTGCTTCTCCGTCAACATCTGCTCCTCCGCTTATTCCCTCCCCTCGGTTCTCCTTTCCTCTCCCGTTGATTCCCTTGCTGCCATCACCCTCTGCTGCCACGACGCCACCTCCCTCTCATGtcttcatttctctctctctctctctctctctctctctctctctctctcttgtataAATGTGGGAATAGGAAAGACTAGTaaaatttgtttctttcttaaACAATATTACTTTTGTTTTTCAAGTAAAACATAGTTACGCCCTCTGTATTTCtgtctcttttttatttctttttagagtAGAAGGATGATTTAACTCCCTATCGTTTgctttatttaataaaataaggtTATACCCTATTTtaattctttctctctctcttgatggaagtaaaatttgtttttcttaaatagtattttattattattattttttttaaatagagttATACCTTTATCTTATGTTATGTCGGAATAGGATggagtagtttttttttttagtttttttttatttttaaataaagtgtGCCTCACCTCTTTCTAGCACGCGCATGCACCTTGCGGCTATGCTCCAACAGCCGTTTGGCCCTTGGGTTTTTTCAagcattgattttttttttttttcctggtaaCATTTGTTGAACTTTTGTTGGATTCAATATCAGGCTGACACTCTATGTACAGGTGTGACATTGGATGAGAGTTGTGCAGAGGGCACCCTTGTGGATGTTGGTTTAAGTAAGGTATGCTTTTTCCCTCCTCCCCCCCTTTTCTGCCTCTTCTTGGTGTATGCATTTACTCTAGTTTCCTTGGTTTAATCATGTACTACGTTAACTTCTGCATTTCAATTTTCATTAGTTTGTGTTTGATTCTGTAGTGCAAAATATTGAGTATGTAATTAGAATTGAGTTTCTTCCGATGGCAGGATAATCGGAATACTAGTTCTTAAAAGAACTTTTTTCCTATCTTTGCAGGGTTAAGTATCGGTCAGATTACCTAAATCAATTGTCAAATTAAAAAGCTAATGACTAACAACTTAACCAATCTCAACTTGATTAAGCCAAAAGTTTGAAAATATCAGTAATAATGGTACTTACAGCAGTTGTTAATTGAAAAACTGCACCTTGGACTTATGGACTAAAGGTTATCTGTGCATTTGTCCTATCAAGTTTAGTTTCAGTGCAGAAGATTTATGTTTGATCTTGGAGGTAAATGATGCGTTTGGCTCAAAtaggaattggaatcggaatggaccAAAATCAGAAATGGAATGGTAAAATCCCCCAATATATGTGGTTTAGAATAACAATAGGAATCAGAGTAGTTGATTCTTGTCTTCGTTGTTTGgtttagattaaaaatattttggttaaaaacataagtaatataaaatttaaattaaaatataaaataaattaaatttaaggtAGAGTTTGCTACATAAAACATAGTATTCAATTTGTAACTTcaattcaaactaaaaaattaaatattaaaactttacatcaaaatttaaaatgtcaatctaaaattttaaatgtaaattttttaaaaaaacttaaaatttaaaattgagagcaacttaatctgtcacacccccGGGCCATAGTGAAAGCTTATCTCTTGCACGTGCAAAGACCCGCCATGGGTGATCACCCCCGCACATACTAAACGTCTACAATCAATCAACCATCACCAACACAATATGATATTTACAATACTAGTTGGGTATCAAAGTGTAAATAACCACAACTAACTAAACTTAAAACATTATCTTTTATATTCATGCACCAACCTCAAAAGATGCATCTCAAACACAAGTACAACTCCGAAATAAAACATAACTCTAATACATACTCATCTCCAAAATAGGATGCATCTCTCAGACATATCTCTCGAGTTAAATGCAAGTACTTGTCTAGTTTATATACATCATTACACACAATGACTCTCCAAAATATGAAAATAGGGACAACCTTTATATGGTCCAAAGTGGGCGAGACCTCTCTAGCTATCAATCAATGTCCTTGCCATGATCCTGGATCTCCCTCGTGCTAGCAAGGCTCTGACaattcaaaacataaaactaATTTACGAtgtgattcaaatttaaacttaaaaattacattttaaattccaatttgaatccatgaatttaatttaaaatttaaataaaatttaaaatttaatatttgaatgtaaaatttaaatgtaaagttgaatttaaatttaaattgatagatcaaattcaaaatgcttgattgaatttaaatttcaattttgagcCCAAAccaaaatctaaattaaaattcaatttctaaatttaagcatatattttaattaacacttgaagttaaaaaaattaaacttaatttcaaataacaaatataaaatataattgaggTACTTTCGGAATAAGTATTCAGTGTGCCTAGATGCAATTTCCAATTCCCTCTGCGGGATTGGAAGAAATGGGTAATTGGGGTATTCCCATTATCTtcggaattggaatcggaatcggaatcggaatcagaattgGAATTGGAATGTAACTCTTGCACACCAAATACTCACAAACGGAATCATTCATTCCCATTTCGATTCTTGTGTGAAGAAAAGgcgaaacaaacatgccctaaaggTAGATGAAATTTAATAGTTGTTGGTGTGGTACTTGGGGTTTTGCATCTTTTGTGGAATTTAGAAGGTATAGTTGTTTTAGTATCGAAAGGTTAGGATTTAAAGGTATTATGATTGAATGTGCATGTGCTCAAAATAAGGGCCTCCATCTATTTGAGGGAAACTATGTTGTCTTTGGAGTATTTTACAGATGAATATGAGGCAATCGACTATCTTGGTTCTTAGAGAGTGATATGGAGCAACTGATATTGGGAAATGTCAAAGGGTTGAACTTAGCCTGCATAATAGAGGAGAATTGGTAGGTGgagaaacataataaaaatattcaaaaagatTGCAAACAAAGATATTTCGTCAAGCTTGAACTAAGATTGGTGGAAAACAAAGCGAAGCTAAAGTTGACATCGTGCTGCATTCATGAACTTTGAAACTTTGCTCAAACTTTGAAACTTTGCTCAAGTATATCTCGTATCATCACTGTGGAATGTAATTTTATGCAGAATGTTGTGGTTGAGCAAGTCATTGAACCTGGAAAGCGGGTAACCGTAGCTATGGGGACCAATCGTAATATTGGAACAGGTAATACAAGTTTTTAGCTGTTAAAGTTATTCGTATTTAATTTGACTGTGTTAGATTTGCATATATTTTGCATTAACCTTTCTATTGAAAGACAAATTTAGTTAGTGCTCCTTTTGTTACAAAGCTTGGATGTTATACTATGGCTTGTAAGATGGTAACTTCTCGCAGAGGAATTGAATTCTTTTCTAAGTTTGAAACATTTACTCCTAAAGCAGTTGTTTTATTTGGTTTGACCCTGGAATAGAACATTGTTGAATAGTGAATACTATTGGATACTACTGGTAATCAATGGAGTTGTGTGaaatagcattaaaattttttgttaaaaaacaAATTGCTAAGCGCCTTGATCCTTGGGATCGTTCAATCACTATATTTtcaattaggctaaattatagaaaaccctcTGTCAAtacccgttttttcacttttcccccttgtcattcaaaaatcaacaatttttccccttaaaagttgaaaaatgttcacttcggcCTCCGCCGTTAGTGTTCTATTAAGGTTCcatttatatcctatttttaatacc is a genomic window of Ananas comosus cultivar F153 linkage group 13, ASM154086v1, whole genome shotgun sequence containing:
- the LOC109719407 gene encoding putative methyltransferase C9orf114 isoform X1; the encoded protein is MREELEVVMSGIPFHHHNNVDNQSSKKKNKRKRKKVEEEEEKEIVKKEKSTVSIAVAASIIDNTQSLELATRLAGQVARAATIFCIDEVVVFDNQATPDDDSIPTVMKNGNEDESSAHFLVRILRYLDTPQYLRRRLFPMHKSLRFVGLLPPLDAPHHVRKHEWSLYREGVTLDESCAEGTLVDVGLSKNVVVEQVIEPGKRVTVAMGTNRNIGTACLRKVVSPSSPKEEMGMYRGYKVRYASSLSTVFNSSPFKGGYDHIIGTSEHGHVINSSELVIPSFRHLLIAFGGLGGLEESIEEDSNLKGKRVYDVFSAYLNTCPHQGSRTIRTEEAILISLQYFQDPIMRAEQQSKRK
- the LOC109719407 gene encoding putative methyltransferase C9orf114 isoform X2, producing MREELEVVMSGIPFHHHNNVDNQSSKKKNKRKRKKVEEEEEKEIVKKEKSTLAGQVARAATIFCIDEVVVFDNQATPDDDSIPTVMKNGNEDESSAHFLVRILRYLDTPQYLRRRLFPMHKSLRFVGLLPPLDAPHHVRKHEWSLYREGVTLDESCAEGTLVDVGLSKNVVVEQVIEPGKRVTVAMGTNRNIGTACLRKVVSPSSPKEEMGMYRGYKVRYASSLSTVFNSSPFKGGYDHIIGTSEHGHVINSSELVIPSFRHLLIAFGGLGGLEESIEEDSNLKGKRVYDVFSAYLNTCPHQGSRTIRTEEAILISLQYFQDPIMRAEQQSKRK